From Nymphaea colorata isolate Beijing-Zhang1983 chromosome 6, ASM883128v2, whole genome shotgun sequence, a single genomic window includes:
- the LOC116256222 gene encoding heavy metal-associated isoprenylated plant protein 22-like isoform X2: MEVRQFVMSDDKLLMNLLRVAEMKKTDGVKSVDVIRKQNRVVVKGYVTAKKVLKTVRSTGKRPELWPYVPYNLVTCPYAAGTYDKKAPPGFVRKVAAPAAATSGTPDPHESFASLFSDDNPHACSIM, translated from the exons ATGGAGGTCAGACAATTCGTGATGAGTGATGATAAGCTACTCATGAATCTCCTTCGAGTGGCCGAAATGAAGAAGACAGACG GGGTGAAGTCTGTGGATGTGATCAGAAAACAGAACAGGGTGGTGGTGAAAGGCTACGTGACCGCAAAGAAGGTGCTGAAGACGGTGAGGAGCACCGGGAAGCGGCCGGAGCTCTGGCCCTACGTGCCCTACAACTTGGTGACCTGTCCCTACGCTGCGGGGACCTATGACAAGAAAGCACCCCCTGGCTTCGTCCGGAAAGTTGCAGCTCCGGCTGCTGCCACTTCCGGCACCCCCGACCCCCATGAGAGCTTCGCTTCCCTCTTCAGTGATGACAACCCACATGCATGCTCTATCATGTAA